A region from the Leopardus geoffroyi isolate Oge1 chromosome C2, O.geoffroyi_Oge1_pat1.0, whole genome shotgun sequence genome encodes:
- the LOC123576041 gene encoding keratin-associated protein 27-1, whose protein sequence is MSESQGHSPRNFYNVPPLSAIVHGSKLISFEDGFFLPSSCHGRTWLLDDFQETCSETTSCKVPNCKQELGTEQSCMQSACLPRVFQTTCSNSRPCEKTICQSGRSSAMLACVSQPCQSGSSQKVIVQNCHPVSHVAKSCPPKTYLSKSCQTLECDPGQCQSQSPESGSCRPPVYVAPGPQLLESSSNTYEPTCCVTGGLQLPSK, encoded by the coding sequence ATGTCCGAGAGCCAAGGCCACTCTCCCAGGAACTTCTACAATGTCCCACCACTCTCTGCCATTGTACATGGGTCTAAGCTCATAAGCTTtgaagatggattttttttaccCAGCAGCTGCCATGGCAGGACCTGGCTCCTGGACGACTTTCAAGAAACCTGCAGTGAAACTACCAGCTGCAAAGTGCCCAACTGTAAACAGGAACTGGGCACAGAGCAGAGCTGCATGCAAAGTGCTTGCCTCCCCAGAGTTTTCCAAACAACTTGCTCTAATTCCAGGCCCTGTGAAAAGACAATATGCCAATCAGGACGTTCCTCAGCAATGTTGGCGTGTGTTTCTCAGCCTTGCCAGTCAGGAAGCAGCCAGAAAGTTATAGTCCAGAACTGCCATCCTGTGAGCCACGTGGCAAAGAGTTGTCCACCCAAGACTTATCTGTCTAAGAGTTGTCAGACTCTGGAATGTGACCCTGGCCAATGCCAATCTCAGAGCCCTGAATCCGGTTCCTGTAGGCCTCCGGTCTATGTCGCACCAGGGCCACAACTCCTGGAATCTTCTTCTAACACTTATGAGCCAACCTGCTGTGTTACTGGTGGTTTGCAACTGCCTAGTAAGTGA